In Maridesulfovibrio sp., a single genomic region encodes these proteins:
- a CDS encoding response regulator: MRMRISFKLALVFFLFSTCACGLTSYVLYCTASAKVMEDIRQRLGDIVAIAPQIVDSQIHEKLQQPSQEAGSDYMIIKRALQKVRDASLDIHFIYTMRQSADGQIVFVVDAEENSEDMAHLGKVYDEASPLLRQVFTSRQNKPRVEEQCYTDQWGTWLSGYAPIFNAKGVRVGVLGVDISAAKVAAYKREFMKKALSVFGLLLPLFLLAGYWVGRRISLPIVAAKEGAERIGSGDLNARIHVSSDDELGVLVDSMNRMAENLGRNRDKLTEVMEKYRSIFEGAADGIFQSSPDGKFVTVNPAMADILGYASPEEVMENVTDMSTMLYARAEDYERIVRTLELEGQIKGMQTRFLRKGGSTVDVELTILMRRLQNGMLLEGMVKDITQRLAREQAEKDRMAAEASSSAKSEFLANMSHEIRTPMNAIMGFTDLMLRGDIEEKQRITLGKIKGASQTLLAVINDILDFSKIEAGRMELEVTDFSLHETMANLSEMFSQKAHERDIEFMVSIAEGTPSALCGDPVRLGQVLINLLGNALKFTEKGEVVVEVRPAREQPADDEHVMLEFAVVDTGVGIPKERLGSVFDSFSQADTSTTRKFGGTGLGLTICRQLTELMGGSIHVESVPGQGSRFVFTACFGRQPEDRELRLSAPKDLRGLKVLVVDDNETSREILVSAINSFQMEAATAASGQEALQAMQKASPPFDLVLMDWKMPGMNGLETARNIKEKLKLNKVPIICMVSAYGREDLLRQSDRNFLDAFLHKPVNQSFLFDSIMELFGHSEALVTERERKNETSRTPAHLNGAKALLVEDNAINREVAREWLSSAGIIIEEADNGIQAIERLEAMAEAGELPDVVLMDIQMPELDGLETTRRLRRDERFAALPIIAMTAHALKGDRERCLDAGMDDYVTKPIDPDALFQALGARVSDKGGIVAQEQPAVVAASETGDAEALAELNLSGVDVEEGLFRCNSNARLYRRLLGSFLVDYAGADREIARFVEAGSQPDAHRVAHSAKGMAGSLGARRLQAAALTLETAAREGQLETEGPAWDEFVSALTEVAVSLDQAGFGMSSHDSTPEKEEGSSVIGREELVRHLDVLERALDDDLDLARNLVETIREAVNSITGGDEGTRLGEHVENFELDEAGEVLGHVREFL; encoded by the coding sequence ATGCGTATGCGAATTTCTTTCAAGCTGGCTCTGGTCTTTTTTCTTTTTTCCACCTGTGCCTGCGGTCTGACTTCCTACGTACTGTATTGCACTGCTTCCGCTAAAGTGATGGAAGATATTCGCCAGCGTCTCGGGGATATTGTTGCCATTGCTCCTCAGATTGTCGATTCCCAAATCCATGAAAAACTTCAGCAGCCCTCCCAGGAAGCAGGCTCGGACTACATGATAATCAAGCGTGCTTTGCAAAAGGTGCGCGATGCCTCTTTGGATATCCATTTTATTTATACCATGCGCCAGAGTGCGGACGGGCAGATTGTGTTTGTCGTGGACGCCGAGGAAAATTCGGAAGATATGGCGCATCTGGGAAAGGTTTACGACGAGGCCAGTCCTCTGCTGAGGCAGGTGTTTACTTCGCGCCAGAACAAACCTCGCGTGGAGGAGCAGTGCTACACTGACCAATGGGGAACATGGCTGTCCGGCTATGCTCCCATTTTCAATGCCAAGGGAGTAAGGGTCGGCGTTCTGGGGGTGGATATTTCTGCGGCCAAAGTAGCTGCATACAAACGTGAATTCATGAAGAAGGCCCTGAGCGTCTTCGGTCTTCTGCTTCCGTTATTCCTTCTTGCCGGCTATTGGGTCGGGCGGCGTATTTCGTTGCCTATCGTGGCGGCAAAAGAGGGAGCTGAACGCATCGGCAGCGGCGATCTGAATGCACGGATTCATGTCAGCTCCGACGATGAACTTGGTGTACTGGTTGATTCCATGAATCGCATGGCGGAAAATCTTGGCAGAAATCGGGACAAGCTTACCGAGGTTATGGAGAAATACCGTTCCATTTTTGAAGGAGCTGCGGATGGTATTTTTCAGTCTTCGCCCGATGGTAAGTTTGTAACCGTCAACCCGGCCATGGCTGATATTCTGGGATATGCTTCGCCGGAAGAAGTTATGGAAAACGTTACGGATATGTCCACCATGCTCTATGCAAGGGCTGAAGATTATGAAAGGATCGTCAGGACTCTGGAACTGGAAGGACAGATCAAAGGGATGCAGACTCGGTTTTTGCGCAAGGGCGGCAGCACTGTGGACGTGGAACTGACGATTCTCATGCGGCGTCTGCAAAACGGTATGCTGCTGGAGGGCATGGTCAAAGACATTACGCAGCGTCTGGCCAGGGAACAGGCCGAAAAGGACCGGATGGCGGCGGAGGCTTCCAGTTCTGCGAAAAGTGAATTTCTGGCCAACATGAGCCATGAGATAAGAACACCCATGAACGCGATAATGGGATTTACCGATCTCATGCTGCGGGGAGATATTGAGGAGAAACAACGTATTACTCTGGGCAAGATCAAGGGCGCCTCGCAGACCCTTTTAGCAGTAATCAATGACATTCTTGATTTTTCCAAAATTGAAGCCGGACGTATGGAACTGGAGGTCACGGATTTTTCACTGCATGAGACCATGGCCAATCTGAGTGAAATGTTTTCCCAGAAAGCGCATGAGCGGGACATCGAGTTCATGGTGTCCATTGCCGAAGGAACACCGTCCGCCTTGTGCGGTGATCCGGTTCGGTTGGGACAGGTGCTTATCAATCTGCTGGGTAATGCGCTTAAGTTCACGGAAAAAGGTGAAGTGGTCGTGGAAGTACGCCCGGCACGGGAGCAGCCTGCGGATGATGAGCATGTGATGCTTGAATTCGCTGTGGTGGACACAGGCGTCGGCATTCCCAAAGAGCGCCTCGGTTCCGTGTTCGATTCTTTCAGCCAGGCCGATACGAGCACTACACGTAAATTCGGCGGAACAGGGTTGGGGCTGACCATCTGCCGCCAGCTGACGGAACTTATGGGCGGAAGCATTCACGTGGAAAGCGTACCGGGACAGGGCAGCCGTTTTGTGTTCACAGCCTGTTTCGGCCGTCAGCCGGAAGACAGAGAGCTTCGCCTGAGTGCGCCCAAGGATTTGCGCGGTCTCAAGGTTCTGGTGGTGGATGATAACGAAACATCACGGGAGATTCTGGTATCGGCGATCAATTCATTTCAGATGGAGGCGGCAACCGCAGCTTCCGGGCAGGAAGCCCTGCAGGCCATGCAGAAGGCCTCTCCTCCTTTTGATCTGGTGCTTATGGACTGGAAGATGCCAGGCATGAACGGTCTTGAAACTGCGCGGAATATCAAGGAAAAACTGAAGCTGAACAAGGTGCCCATCATCTGCATGGTTTCTGCTTACGGGCGCGAGGATCTCCTCCGTCAGAGCGACAGGAATTTTCTGGATGCCTTTCTGCATAAACCTGTAAACCAGTCGTTTCTGTTTGACTCGATAATGGAACTTTTCGGCCACAGTGAAGCTCTGGTAACGGAGCGGGAACGCAAAAATGAGACCTCAAGAACTCCTGCCCATTTAAATGGAGCTAAAGCCCTTCTTGTGGAGGATAATGCCATAAACCGCGAAGTGGCGCGGGAATGGCTGTCTTCTGCCGGGATTATTATCGAAGAGGCGGATAATGGCATTCAGGCCATTGAGCGGCTCGAAGCCATGGCCGAAGCCGGAGAGCTGCCCGATGTGGTGCTTATGGATATCCAGATGCCGGAACTCGACGGTCTTGAAACTACTCGCAGGTTGAGGCGGGACGAACGTTTTGCGGCTTTGCCCATAATCGCGATGACAGCCCATGCCCTGAAAGGAGACCGTGAGAGGTGTCTTGATGCCGGTATGGACGACTATGTGACCAAACCGATTGATCCGGATGCGCTGTTCCAGGCTTTGGGGGCCCGTGTGTCTGATAAAGGCGGGATAGTCGCGCAGGAACAACCCGCAGTCGTTGCCGCGTCTGAGACAGGGGACGCAGAGGCTCTTGCCGAATTGAATCTCAGCGGCGTGGATGTGGAGGAAGGATTGTTTCGGTGCAATAGCAATGCAAGGCTGTACCGCCGGTTACTTGGTTCCTTTCTGGTGGATTACGCCGGGGCTGATCGTGAAATTGCCCGGTTCGTTGAAGCAGGTTCACAGCCCGATGCTCATCGCGTAGCCCATTCGGCCAAAGGAATGGCCGGTTCGCTCGGCGCCCGGCGTCTTCAGGCCGCAGCCCTTACTCTTGAAACCGCAGCCCGGGAAGGTCAATTGGAAACCGAAGGTCCGGCCTGGGACGAATTCGTATCTGCTTTGACGGAAGTGGCTGTCAGTCTTGATCAGGCTGGATTCGGCATGTCTTCTCATGATAGCACTCCCGAAAAGGAAGAGGGCAGCAGCGTTATCGGCAGGGAAGAACTGGTACGGCATCTGGATGTGCTGGAGCGGGCTCTGGACGATGACCTTGATCTGGCTCGAAATCTGGTTGAAACAATTCGGGAAGCTGTTAATTCAATAACCGGCGGGGATGAAGGGACCAGACTGGGCGAGCACGTGGAAAATTTCGAACTTGACGAGGCTGGCGAAGTGCTGGGCCATGTGCGCGAGTTTCTGTGA
- a CDS encoding SDR family oxidoreductase produces the protein MVTDYNRLFDVTDKVVAIAGATGILGAVFCKALAQAGAIVAVGGRNCEKTGKLVAEIDEQYPGRAKAFNLDVSSEDSVKSWGKDLYEEFGKVDALINNAAFKSKKYFASLEEYDLADWQAVVDVNMTAIFLTVREIGSRMARDGKGTIINISSIYGIAGPDQRIYEGSWYEDVGGAINTPLVYSATKGAVVSMTKYLATYWGDKGVRTNTVTPGGVSSGQNEEFMKNYGNRVPLGRMAESHEIVGAIMYLVSDASSYVNGTNLVVDGGWTAW, from the coding sequence ATGGTCACAGACTACAATCGTCTATTCGATGTGACAGATAAGGTTGTCGCCATTGCGGGGGCAACTGGCATATTGGGTGCCGTTTTCTGTAAGGCTCTGGCTCAGGCAGGTGCCATAGTTGCTGTCGGCGGCCGGAATTGCGAAAAAACCGGCAAGCTGGTCGCTGAAATTGATGAGCAATATCCCGGCAGGGCCAAGGCATTCAATCTTGATGTCTCAAGTGAGGATTCGGTAAAATCATGGGGAAAAGACCTTTACGAGGAGTTCGGAAAAGTCGATGCGCTTATCAACAACGCGGCCTTTAAATCAAAAAAATATTTTGCTTCTCTGGAGGAATATGACCTCGCGGACTGGCAGGCGGTGGTTGATGTAAATATGACCGCTATATTTCTAACTGTAAGGGAAATAGGCTCCCGAATGGCAAGGGACGGCAAGGGAACCATCATCAATATTTCGTCAATTTATGGGATTGCAGGTCCTGACCAGCGTATCTACGAAGGATCGTGGTACGAAGACGTGGGCGGTGCCATAAATACCCCCCTTGTCTATTCTGCAACCAAAGGAGCAGTGGTCAGCATGACGAAATATCTGGCCACATACTGGGGAGATAAAGGAGTAAGAACAAACACAGTGACTCCCGGTGGTGTTTCGTCTGGGCAAAATGAGGAATTTATGAAGAACTACGGCAACAGAGTTCCTCTGGGGAGAATGGCTGAATCCCATGAAATAGTGGGTGCGATTATGTATCTTGTCTCGGATGCTTCAAGCTACGTTAATGGAACCAATCTGGTTGTCGATGGCGGCTGGACTGCGTGGTAA
- the lpxB gene encoding lipid-A-disaccharide synthase, translating into MNKFNNSIWINAGEASGDMHGAMLARELVKRDPGLRIMGMGGSDMEKAGCELHYSMQMINLVGFTEVFPKLPSLLRLFGKIKSVWKRERPKCVVLIDCPDFNFRLARIAHGLGIPVYYYITPQIWAWRQGRAEFLKKYARKILCILPFEQQFFKDRGVDATYVGHPLMDIIPLSDLDALEPDPNLVGILPGSRSREISSLLPEFAKAAEMLAGEFPDLHFSIARAPGVREEKLRSFWPERLPVTICGPDERYRMMRRSNVIMAASGTATLECALIGTPTLVAYRMAPLTAFLAQKVIKVKYVSLANIIPDRLILPEFLLHNATAENFFEQVRQWVAEPHTASAVRSELSELREMLGAPGVASRTADAILEDLHSI; encoded by the coding sequence ATGAATAAATTCAATAATAGCATTTGGATAAACGCAGGAGAAGCCTCAGGCGACATGCACGGGGCAATGCTTGCACGAGAACTGGTCAAGCGCGACCCCGGCCTCAGGATTATGGGCATGGGCGGCTCGGATATGGAAAAGGCCGGCTGCGAGCTGCATTACTCCATGCAGATGATCAATCTGGTGGGTTTCACGGAAGTTTTTCCAAAGCTGCCCAGCCTGCTTCGGCTGTTCGGAAAAATAAAGTCCGTATGGAAGAGGGAGCGTCCGAAGTGTGTTGTGCTTATAGACTGCCCCGACTTCAATTTCCGGCTGGCCAGAATTGCACATGGGCTCGGAATTCCGGTATATTATTATATAACGCCGCAGATTTGGGCCTGGAGACAGGGAAGGGCCGAATTCCTGAAAAAATATGCTCGCAAGATACTGTGCATTCTTCCGTTTGAGCAGCAGTTTTTCAAGGACCGCGGGGTGGACGCCACTTATGTGGGGCATCCGCTTATGGATATTATCCCTTTGTCCGATCTTGATGCGCTTGAACCTGATCCGAATCTTGTGGGGATACTGCCGGGCAGCCGCAGCAGGGAGATATCTTCTCTGTTGCCGGAATTTGCCAAGGCGGCAGAAATGCTTGCCGGAGAGTTTCCCGATCTTCATTTTTCAATTGCCCGTGCTCCGGGAGTGCGTGAGGAGAAGTTGCGCAGTTTCTGGCCGGAGCGGTTGCCGGTGACCATATGCGGTCCTGACGAGCGGTACCGGATGATGCGCAGATCGAATGTTATCATGGCCGCTTCCGGAACTGCGACGCTTGAATGTGCCCTGATAGGAACTCCGACTCTGGTGGCCTACAGGATGGCCCCGCTTACGGCTTTCCTTGCACAGAAGGTGATTAAGGTAAAATACGTCAGCCTTGCCAATATTATACCTGACAGACTCATTCTGCCGGAGTTCCTGCTGCATAATGCCACTGCGGAGAATTTCTTTGAACAGGTAAGGCAGTGGGTGGCAGAACCGCATACCGCTTCCGCCGTACGCAGCGAACTTTCGGAACTGAGGGAAATGCTCGGAGCCCCGGGAGTTGCGTCCAGAACCGCGGATGCCATACTTGAAGACCTACACAGCATCTGA
- a CDS encoding diguanylate cyclase, producing MTIDDASRSERQKILVVDDSKQNLELLMDLFCKEYKIVAALNGERALKLARTTPHPDLILLDIVMPDMDGYEVCKRLKEDDSTKDIPVIFVTAVSEIMDETRGFEAGGVDYITKPFHPPMVKARVQMHLALKRKQKLLEEYAYLDALTEIPNRRHFDNVLRKECNRSLRSHQGLSLLIMDIDDFKGYNDGYGHAQGDEVLRRVAQTLSKALRRAGDFLARYGGEEFAAVLPYTDAKLAVETAEDLRREIESLGIMHKSGGGALTISLGVASVPPNKEIFPAELLEAADKALYKAKDGGRNRVESVTL from the coding sequence ATGACCATAGACGACGCATCGCGAAGCGAGCGGCAGAAAATATTAGTGGTGGACGACAGCAAGCAGAATCTTGAATTGCTTATGGATTTATTCTGCAAGGAATACAAGATCGTGGCGGCTCTGAACGGCGAGCGGGCCCTCAAGCTGGCGCGGACAACACCGCACCCGGATTTGATTCTGCTGGACATAGTCATGCCGGATATGGACGGATATGAGGTCTGCAAACGGCTTAAAGAGGATGATTCCACAAAAGATATTCCGGTTATTTTCGTTACTGCCGTGAGTGAAATAATGGATGAAACGCGCGGTTTCGAAGCCGGCGGGGTGGATTACATCACCAAGCCGTTTCACCCGCCCATGGTCAAGGCCCGCGTGCAGATGCATCTGGCTCTGAAACGCAAGCAGAAGCTGCTTGAGGAGTATGCGTACCTTGATGCCCTGACGGAGATTCCCAATCGCCGCCATTTTGACAATGTCCTGCGCAAGGAGTGCAATCGTTCCCTGCGTTCCCATCAGGGACTGTCACTCCTCATCATGGATATAGACGATTTCAAAGGCTACAATGACGGGTACGGACATGCCCAGGGTGATGAAGTGCTGCGCAGGGTGGCGCAGACTTTGTCGAAAGCTTTGCGCCGGGCCGGAGATTTTCTGGCCCGTTACGGCGGAGAAGAATTTGCAGCAGTGCTGCCTTATACCGATGCGAAGCTGGCCGTGGAAACGGCAGAGGATCTGAGACGGGAGATAGAATCGCTTGGGATCATGCACAAGAGCGGAGGCGGGGCTCTGACTATTTCTCTCGGAGTGGCTTCGGTTCCTCCGAACAAGGAGATCTTTCCTGCAGAGCTTCTTGAAGCCGCAGATAAGGCCCTGTACAAGGCAAAGGACGGCGGCCGCAACCGCGTTGAGTCTGTTACGCTCTGA